In one Agathobacter rectalis ATCC 33656 genomic region, the following are encoded:
- a CDS encoding galactose ABC transporter substrate-binding protein, translated as MRSRIRNTMMILCFALILSFVSCSNTRVDEKKQIYIGVTCYDQKDTFIGELIETFKKECASLDTDKYDISMTIMDAAGSQRAQDDQVQEMIEDGCNVLCINLADRTDLSHIINAAMEKDIPIIFFNREPVDEDLNRWDKLYYVGAKAKQSGQMQGELIADYIKNNPGVDKNGDGRIQYVILEGEMGHQDAIVRTESVTESMKNNGLQIEKLSCQIANWNRAQAQNRMTQLIGQYKNSIELVIANNDAMALGAIDAYEKLGVTESNVPAFFGVDGTDDGLEAVQQSKLAATVYNDKEGQAMAMAQLAYLAATGGSMKNIKFEDKKYVYLPYEKVTPDNVNEFVKDEQ; from the coding sequence ATGAGAAGCAGAATAAGAAATACCATGATGATACTGTGTTTTGCACTGATATTGTCATTTGTCTCGTGCAGCAACACAAGAGTTGACGAGAAAAAACAGATATATATAGGTGTGACCTGTTATGACCAGAAGGATACATTTATCGGGGAGCTGATAGAAACTTTCAAAAAGGAGTGCGCAAGTCTTGATACAGACAAATACGATATCAGCATGACAATCATGGATGCTGCAGGCTCACAGCGTGCACAGGATGATCAGGTGCAGGAGATGATAGAGGACGGCTGCAATGTGCTGTGTATTAATCTGGCAGACAGAACAGATTTGTCGCATATTATAAATGCTGCAATGGAGAAGGACATCCCGATTATTTTCTTTAACAGGGAGCCGGTTGATGAGGATTTAAATCGCTGGGATAAGCTGTACTATGTCGGGGCCAAGGCAAAGCAGTCAGGTCAGATGCAGGGGGAACTCATCGCCGATTATATAAAGAATAATCCGGGTGTGGATAAAAACGGTGATGGCAGGATACAGTACGTCATCCTGGAGGGAGAGATGGGACATCAGGATGCCATCGTCAGGACAGAGAGTGTGACAGAGAGCATGAAGAATAACGGTCTTCAGATAGAAAAGCTGAGCTGTCAGATAGCAAACTGGAATCGTGCTCAGGCGCAGAACCGTATGACACAGCTTATAGGTCAGTATAAAAACAGCATAGAGCTGGTTATTGCAAACAACGATGCAATGGCACTCGGAGCGATAGACGCATACGAAAAGCTTGGTGTGACGGAGTCGAATGTACCTGCATTTTTTGGAGTGGACGGCACAGACGATGGGCTTGAAGCAGTGCAGCAGTCGAAGCTTGCGGCAACAGTCTACAATGACAAGGAGGGACAGGCAATGGCTATGGCTCAGCTTGCTTATCTGGCAGCCACCGGGGGCAGCATGAAAAACATAAAGTTTGAGGATAAAAAGTATGTTTATCTGCCGTATGAGAAGGTGACCCCTGACAATGTAAATGAATTTGTGAAGGATGAACAGTGA
- a CDS encoding AraC family transcriptional regulator codes for MDKLSFNIFPNVNFIDLCMYQFGHEQCEPGHSFGPATRNHYLFHYVLSGTGTLMADNAKGITQTYNIKSGQGFLIFPGQINTYIADDKLPWEYIWIEFDGLRVKEALTTTELTKNNPVYHTHSKDIREKLVEEMLYITRHPSESPYHLIGHMYLFLDYLMQSAKSSKLVPGGKMSDFYIKEAMNYIEQNFQNDISIEDIAGVCGINRSYLGKIFKNSVGHSPQEFLMNYRMIKATELLKLTSLSIADVGSAVGYENQLHFSRAFKNIYGVAPREWRNEHK; via the coding sequence ATGGACAAGCTTTCCTTCAATATTTTTCCAAATGTAAATTTCATAGATTTGTGTATGTACCAGTTCGGCCACGAGCAGTGCGAACCGGGACACTCATTTGGTCCTGCCACAAGAAACCACTATCTATTCCACTATGTACTGTCCGGCACCGGCACTCTGATGGCCGATAATGCAAAGGGCATTACACAAACCTACAACATAAAAAGCGGGCAGGGCTTTCTGATTTTTCCCGGCCAGATAAATACCTATATCGCAGATGACAAGCTTCCCTGGGAATACATATGGATTGAGTTTGACGGTCTGCGCGTCAAGGAGGCTCTCACCACAACAGAGCTTACCAAAAATAATCCTGTATATCACACACACTCAAAGGATATCCGCGAAAAACTTGTTGAGGAAATGCTCTACATCACAAGGCACCCCTCAGAATCACCGTATCACCTGATTGGGCATATGTACCTTTTTCTGGATTATCTGATGCAGTCAGCCAAATCATCAAAACTCGTTCCGGGTGGGAAAATGAGTGATTTTTATATAAAAGAAGCAATGAATTATATCGAGCAGAATTTTCAGAATGATATCTCAATCGAAGATATTGCCGGAGTCTGCGGCATAAACCGAAGCTATCTGGGCAAAATTTTCAAAAATTCCGTTGGACATTCACCTCAGGAATTTCTCATGAATTATCGTATGATAAAGGCCACAGAGCTTTTAAAGCTGACCTCCTTATCCATCGCAGATGTTGGTTCTGCCGTTGGATACGAAAATCAGCTTCATTTCTCACGCGCCTTTAAAAATATCTACGGAGTGGCTCCGAGGGAGTGGAGGAACGAGCATAAATAA
- a CDS encoding ABC transporter substrate-binding protein, translated as MAKRKICQAMAVVLALGMCTTGLTGCGNEKRADGKTEIEVVSYKPEAVKAFEKIEKQFNETHDDIHLTISSPNEAMTILKTRFIREDYPDIIAIGGDINYSNFLDADLFEDISDLDAVDNVKEAYLDMDKELEFIPKDGTYALPYAANAAGVLYNKDMFAENGWKVPTTWSEFTALCDEIKESGTLPLYLGFKDTWTCLAPWNALAVGLCDSDTCNQVNMGNTTFEEAYSPVADKIRTLLDYAEDNPYAYSYNDACTAFARGESAMYTIGSYAIPQIKSVNPDMNIGSFTFPANDNEADNVLNSGIDLQLSVMKACKNKEAAYEVLEYLYSDETIQTYLDDQGGIACKEGDFAIPDTLEDMQEYIKDNRMSDYQDHHYPSEMSVDAMIQTYLLDTGDNAKEKFLKKFDSDWERYNRDLIREVQDYQKEQEDAK; from the coding sequence ATGGCAAAAAGAAAGATTTGTCAGGCTATGGCGGTTGTGCTGGCACTCGGAATGTGCACGACAGGACTGACCGGATGTGGAAATGAAAAGCGGGCGGACGGAAAAACTGAGATTGAGGTGGTTTCTTATAAGCCGGAGGCTGTTAAGGCTTTCGAGAAGATTGAGAAGCAATTTAATGAGACTCACGATGATATTCATCTGACTATCTCATCTCCGAATGAGGCTATGACTATTTTAAAGACACGCTTCATCCGTGAGGATTATCCGGATATCATTGCAATAGGTGGAGATATCAATTATTCAAATTTCCTGGATGCAGATTTGTTTGAGGATATCTCAGATCTGGATGCAGTGGACAATGTAAAAGAGGCATATCTGGATATGGACAAGGAGCTTGAGTTCATTCCAAAGGATGGCACCTATGCACTTCCTTACGCCGCAAATGCAGCAGGAGTACTTTACAACAAGGATATGTTTGCGGAGAATGGCTGGAAGGTGCCTACAACCTGGAGTGAGTTTACAGCACTGTGCGATGAGATAAAGGAAAGCGGAACACTTCCTTTGTATCTGGGCTTTAAGGATACATGGACCTGTCTGGCACCGTGGAATGCTCTTGCAGTAGGTCTTTGTGATTCAGACACCTGTAATCAGGTAAATATGGGAAATACGACATTTGAGGAGGCATATTCTCCGGTTGCCGACAAGATACGTACATTGCTTGATTATGCAGAGGACAATCCATATGCTTACAGTTACAATGACGCATGTACAGCCTTTGCCAGAGGTGAATCTGCCATGTACACGATAGGAAGCTATGCTATTCCTCAGATTAAGTCAGTTAATCCTGATATGAATATCGGTTCATTTACTTTCCCGGCAAATGATAATGAGGCTGACAATGTGTTAAATTCAGGAATAGATTTACAGCTTTCAGTTATGAAGGCCTGCAAAAATAAGGAAGCAGCATACGAGGTGCTTGAATATCTGTACAGCGATGAGACAATTCAGACATATCTGGATGACCAGGGCGGAATTGCCTGCAAGGAGGGAGATTTCGCAATACCTGATACACTGGAGGATATGCAGGAGTATATAAAGGACAACCGTATGTCGGATTATCAGGATCACCATTATCCAAGTGAGATGAGCGTGGACGCCATGATTCAGACATATCTGCTTGACACAGGTGACAATGCAAAAGAGAAGTTCTTAAAGAAATTTGATTCAGACTGGGAGCGTTACAACAGAGATCTGATTCGTGAAGTACAGGATTACCAGAAGGAACAGGAGGATGCAAAATGA
- a CDS encoding carbohydrate ABC transporter permease, with protein MKKKMSNRDKTFWAVVIPVVVLFFAFNTLPMIKGVIYSFTNYKGYGSYDYVGLRNYTDLFTDARVGKSYLFTFKYAIAGTVLVNVLSLVMAVALNSNIRGKSALRGVYFVPNILGGLVIGYIFSFIFTYILPVVGNTFNIGFLQNSILASEKYAWIGVLIVGVWQAVAMNTIIYISGLQTVPEDVYEASMLDGAGKWKQFWKVTFPLVMPFVTINLVLSTKNFLMVFDQIMSLTKGGPAQSTESISYLIYRNGMDGGQFGFQSANAVIFFVVIVAISLFQMGVMNKKEEQL; from the coding sequence ATGAAAAAGAAAATGTCAAATAGGGACAAGACATTCTGGGCAGTTGTGATACCTGTTGTGGTTTTATTTTTCGCATTTAACACGCTGCCGATGATAAAGGGTGTGATTTACAGCTTTACAAACTACAAGGGCTATGGCTCATATGATTATGTCGGACTTAGAAACTATACAGACCTGTTTACCGACGCCAGAGTCGGAAAGAGCTATCTGTTTACTTTTAAATATGCGATTGCAGGAACCGTACTTGTAAATGTATTAAGCCTTGTAATGGCAGTTGCGTTAAACAGCAATATCCGCGGCAAGAGTGCATTAAGAGGTGTTTATTTCGTACCGAATATCCTTGGCGGACTGGTTATTGGTTACATTTTCAGCTTTATTTTTACATATATTCTGCCGGTAGTAGGAAATACCTTCAACATCGGTTTCTTACAAAACAGTATTCTGGCGAGTGAAAAATATGCATGGATTGGCGTGCTGATTGTCGGGGTATGGCAGGCGGTTGCCATGAATACAATCATTTATATATCCGGACTGCAGACAGTGCCTGAGGATGTTTACGAAGCCAGCATGCTCGACGGAGCAGGCAAATGGAAACAGTTCTGGAAGGTTACGTTTCCACTCGTTATGCCGTTTGTTACAATCAATCTGGTGCTCAGCACAAAGAACTTCCTCATGGTATTTGACCAGATTATGTCATTGACAAAGGGCGGCCCGGCACAGAGCACTGAGTCAATCTCATACCTGATTTACAGAAATGGTATGGATGGAGGACAGTTTGGATTCCAGAGTGCAAACGCAGTAATTTTCTTTGTTGTAATTGTGGCTATTTCACTATTCCAGATGGGCGTTATGAATAAGAAGGAGGAGCAGTTATAA
- a CDS encoding carbohydrate ABC transporter permease, with protein sequence MKKQKSNWVLTIVLILGTLTVFFPLYMAVIIAFKKPSEMTNDVAGALSFPSKWSFSNFTEAMKVTDFWHSLGNSLLITIVTIVLAILIHSIAGYVIGRGMARKKSFRFIYLYIVSGMFVPFSILMMPLVKQTAQMGLGNRAGVIILYLVFYMPMNVLLYSGYLKNIPMALEEAADIDGASTWTTYWRVVFPMMKPMHATVAILTALGTWNDVMTPLVIMSGTGQNTLPLAQLNFQTQFGTNYNLAFASYILALIPILIFYIICQKQILNGVANGAIKG encoded by the coding sequence ATGAAAAAACAAAAATCAAACTGGGTACTTACCATCGTTTTAATATTGGGAACCTTAACCGTATTTTTCCCACTGTATATGGCTGTTATCATTGCCTTCAAGAAACCGAGTGAGATGACAAATGATGTCGCAGGAGCTCTTTCATTCCCTTCAAAGTGGAGCTTTTCAAACTTCACAGAGGCTATGAAGGTGACTGATTTCTGGCATTCTCTCGGAAACAGCTTACTTATCACTATTGTGACCATTGTTCTCGCAATCCTTATCCATTCGATTGCAGGATATGTTATCGGACGAGGCATGGCAAGGAAAAAGAGCTTCCGTTTCATATATCTTTACATTGTAAGCGGTATGTTTGTGCCATTCTCAATTCTCATGATGCCTCTTGTAAAGCAGACTGCGCAGATGGGACTTGGAAACAGGGCAGGAGTTATTATTTTATATCTTGTATTTTACATGCCAATGAATGTATTATTATATAGTGGATACTTGAAAAATATCCCTATGGCACTTGAGGAGGCTGCAGACATCGATGGCGCAAGCACATGGACAACATACTGGAGAGTTGTATTTCCTATGATGAAGCCTATGCATGCGACAGTAGCCATCCTGACAGCACTCGGTACCTGGAATGATGTCATGACACCGCTTGTCATCATGTCAGGAACAGGACAGAATACACTGCCGCTGGCACAGCTGAATTTCCAGACACAGTTTGGAACCAACTACAATCTGGCATTTGCATCATATATTCTGGCTTTGATACCGATACTTATATTCTATATAATCTGCCAAAAGCAGATATTAAACGGTGTTGCAAACGGTGCAATCAAGGGATAA
- a CDS encoding alpha-galactosidase: MAIIFNPNKKIFTLQTAHTTYQMQVDRLGYLLHLYYGAKSTCDMDYVLTYADRGFSGNPYAAGMNRTYSLDTLPQEYPTLGTGDFRNIALDIKNEQGTESVELLYKSYEIRDGKYALKGLPAVWASDDEAQTLEIVLGDDIAGVEVHLLYGVLEACDVITRSVLIKNTGSGNITIEKAHAACLDMVYGDYDVIRFYGKHAMERNLERTHLGHGTLSFGSRRGTSSHQYNPAVILAQRDTTENAGDCYGMLFVYSGNFSCEAEKDQINQTRLLMGLSDELFSYPLAAGETFTVPEVIMSYSADGFSQLSHQYHTCISEHVCRSRFAHEVRPVLINSWEAAYFDFTGDTIVDLAKEAASLGIDMVVMDDGWFGKRDDDNSSLGDWFVNEKKLGGTLSELIDRVHAQGVKFGIWIEPEMVNEDSNLYREHPDWAIQIPGKLPVRSRNQLILDFSRKEVRDNIFNQICAVFDQGKIDYVKWDMNRSMADVYAGNLAYDYVLGVYDFMERLVTRYPDILLEGCSGGGGRFDAGMLYYSPQIWCSDNTDAINRTRIQYGTSFFYPVSSMGAHVSAVPNHQTGRVTSLKTRGITAMAGTFGYELNPALLSDEEKEEIREQIKTFKKYEMLINEGTYWRLTSPFEDEVAAWMSVSRTKDRALVSVVRLYAEANAAACYVKLKGLESDAVYIEENTGRQYTGAALMNAGIPLPFAVKEYEAYQFSFIRLDEAKKLYDEIKKVCGNLKLNEADTADSASDNRIVISIYGGSGSGKTTIAAALQQYFLNDNTACYVLTGDNYPHRIPMRNDEERLNVYNESGEDGLRGYLGTPKEIDFDRINKELSEFKAGKDIIEIKHMGREDGDISYDETDFTGIKVLILEWTHGGSEYLKGVDIPVFLESSPEETKARRIKRGRDENAASPFICRVVELEQEKLDLQGKNARIVVGKDGKVYEQ, encoded by the coding sequence ATGGCAATTATATTTAATCCAAACAAGAAAATTTTTACTTTACAGACAGCTCACACCACATATCAGATGCAGGTGGACAGACTGGGCTATCTGCTGCATCTGTACTACGGAGCAAAAAGCACATGTGATATGGACTATGTGCTGACATATGCTGACAGAGGCTTTTCAGGCAATCCTTACGCAGCAGGCATGAACCGTACATATTCGCTTGATACGCTGCCACAGGAGTATCCGACACTTGGCACAGGCGATTTCAGAAATATTGCGCTTGATATCAAAAACGAACAGGGCACTGAGAGTGTTGAGCTTCTTTATAAGAGTTATGAAATCAGAGACGGAAAATACGCTCTAAAGGGACTTCCGGCAGTGTGGGCATCTGATGATGAAGCGCAGACTCTTGAAATAGTTCTTGGCGATGATATCGCAGGCGTTGAGGTGCATCTGCTTTATGGCGTGCTCGAGGCTTGTGATGTCATCACAAGAAGTGTGCTCATTAAAAATACAGGCAGTGGGAATATTACAATTGAAAAGGCTCATGCTGCCTGCCTGGATATGGTTTACGGAGATTATGATGTGATCAGATTCTACGGTAAGCATGCCATGGAGCGCAATCTTGAGCGCACACACTTAGGACACGGCACACTTTCATTCGGAAGCCGCAGAGGAACCTCAAGCCACCAGTACAATCCGGCGGTTATTCTCGCACAGCGCGATACTACAGAAAATGCAGGAGACTGCTATGGTATGCTTTTTGTATACAGTGGCAACTTCTCATGTGAGGCAGAGAAGGACCAGATTAACCAGACACGCCTTTTAATGGGGCTTTCCGATGAGCTGTTTTCATATCCGCTTGCGGCAGGAGAGACCTTTACAGTGCCTGAGGTGATTATGTCATACTCGGCAGACGGTTTCTCACAGCTTTCCCATCAGTACCACACCTGCATCAGTGAGCATGTGTGCAGGAGCAGATTTGCACATGAGGTAAGACCGGTGCTCATCAATAGCTGGGAGGCTGCTTACTTTGACTTTACCGGTGATACGATAGTAGATCTTGCAAAGGAGGCCGCATCACTGGGCATAGATATGGTGGTCATGGATGACGGCTGGTTTGGAAAGAGAGATGATGATAATTCATCACTCGGAGACTGGTTTGTGAATGAGAAAAAGCTTGGCGGAACACTTTCTGAGCTCATCGACAGAGTGCATGCACAGGGAGTGAAATTTGGAATATGGATTGAGCCTGAGATGGTGAATGAGGACAGTAATCTGTACAGAGAGCATCCTGACTGGGCTATCCAGATTCCGGGAAAGCTTCCTGTACGCTCAAGAAACCAGCTTATTTTAGACTTTTCGAGAAAAGAAGTCAGGGACAATATTTTCAATCAGATCTGCGCAGTGTTTGACCAGGGAAAAATCGACTACGTGAAGTGGGATATGAACAGAAGCATGGCTGATGTGTATGCAGGAAATCTTGCATACGACTATGTGCTTGGAGTGTATGATTTTATGGAGCGTCTGGTGACAAGATATCCGGATATACTTCTTGAGGGCTGCAGCGGTGGAGGTGGACGATTTGATGCAGGCATGCTCTACTACAGTCCACAGATATGGTGCAGTGACAATACAGATGCCATAAACCGTACAAGAATACAGTATGGCACATCGTTCTTCTATCCGGTATCATCCATGGGAGCGCATGTATCGGCAGTGCCAAATCATCAGACAGGCAGAGTGACAAGCCTTAAAACAAGAGGCATCACAGCCATGGCAGGAACCTTTGGCTATGAGCTGAATCCGGCCCTTCTGTCGGATGAGGAAAAGGAAGAAATCAGAGAGCAGATAAAGACCTTTAAGAAGTATGAGATGCTTATAAATGAGGGCACCTACTGGCGTCTTACAAGCCCATTTGAGGATGAGGTGGCTGCTTGGATGTCTGTCTCAAGGACAAAGGACAGGGCGCTTGTGAGCGTGGTTCGTCTGTATGCAGAGGCAAATGCGGCAGCATGCTATGTGAAGCTTAAAGGCTTGGAGTCTGATGCAGTATATATTGAGGAAAATACCGGCAGGCAGTACACAGGTGCAGCACTGATGAATGCAGGAATACCGCTTCCGTTTGCCGTAAAGGAGTATGAGGCATATCAGTTTTCATTTATCAGGCTTGATGAGGCAAAGAAGCTGTATGATGAGATAAAGAAGGTGTGCGGCAATCTAAAATTAAATGAGGCTGACACTGCAGATAGTGCTTCTGATAACCGTATTGTAATAAGCATCTACGGCGGCTCAGGCTCAGGAAAGACAACGATTGCAGCAGCCCTGCAGCAGTATTTTCTTAACGATAATACAGCCTGCTATGTGCTGACCGGGGACAATTATCCACACCGTATCCCGATGAGAAACGACGAGGAACGCCTTAATGTGTATAACGAGTCCGGCGAGGATGGCTTACGTGGATATCTTGGAACACCTAAGGAGATTGACTTTGACAGGATTAACAAGGAGCTTTCAGAGTTTAAGGCAGGAAAAGATATAATTGAGATAAAGCATATGGGCCGCGAGGACGGTGATATCTCATATGACGAGACTGATTTCACAGGAATTAAAGTGCTCATCCTGGAGTGGACCCATGGAGGAAGCGAATACCTTAAGGGTGTTGATATACCTGTATTTTTGGAGAGCTCGCCTGAGGAGACAAAGGCACGCCGCATTAAGAGAGGACGTGACGAAAACGCCGCAAGCCCTTTCATATGCCGCGTGGTAGAATTGGAGCAGGAAAAGCTTGATTTGCAGGGAAAAAATGCGCGTATCGTAGTTGGAAAGGATGGCAAAGTCTATGAACAATAA
- the gtfA gene encoding sucrose phosphorylase yields MNNKPMLNAYPDSLGGKLSDIAALLKKKEMQDTFSSFYILPSLYHSDLDRGFSVVDYNLNEELATIEDLSQLKELGIDLKLDFILNHASAQSPQFKDLVEKGDESEYRDFFIDWNKFWEGHGVMTDEGYIQPDESCLKQMFFRKPGLPILMVEFPDGRRVPYWNTFYQEVHGRDYLGQMDLNIKSEKVWDFYRETLKKIASYGAAIVRLDAFAYAPKAPGKKNFLNDPETWEFLQQIHELAAPLGLTLLPEIHAAYEEKIYKTLADKGYATYDFFLPGLVIDAIENRRADYLAKWAREVVEDKISTVNMLGCHDGIPLLDLKGLLPEDDIRSLIDLIVSRGGMVKNLHGQKNIYYQVNATYYSALGESDSKMLLARAIQMFMPGKPQVWYLDLFAGKNDHEAVRRAGESGHKEINRTNLSASDIEEALKKDVVAKQLELLRMRNTHKAFEKGAVITVAGEGPKLSIRYDNGEAYALLTVDFEAGAYEIELS; encoded by the coding sequence ATGAACAATAAACCTATGCTTAATGCATATCCTGACAGTCTGGGCGGTAAGCTTTCCGATATCGCAGCGCTGCTCAAAAAGAAGGAAATGCAGGACACATTTTCATCATTTTATATTCTGCCAAGCCTGTATCATTCGGATTTGGACCGCGGATTTTCGGTCGTGGACTACAATCTGAATGAGGAGCTTGCGACAATAGAGGATTTATCGCAATTGAAGGAGCTGGGGATTGACTTAAAGCTTGACTTTATTTTAAATCATGCTTCGGCACAGTCACCACAGTTCAAGGATCTTGTGGAAAAGGGCGATGAGTCGGAGTACCGCGACTTTTTCATAGACTGGAACAAATTCTGGGAAGGTCATGGAGTCATGACGGACGAGGGCTACATACAGCCTGATGAGTCATGCTTAAAGCAGATGTTTTTCAGAAAGCCGGGGCTTCCGATTCTCATGGTGGAGTTTCCGGATGGACGAAGGGTGCCATACTGGAACACATTTTACCAGGAGGTGCATGGCAGAGATTATCTGGGGCAGATGGATTTAAATATAAAGTCCGAAAAGGTGTGGGATTTCTATCGAGAAACACTTAAAAAAATAGCATCTTACGGTGCGGCTATTGTGCGGCTTGATGCATTTGCCTATGCGCCTAAAGCACCGGGGAAAAAGAATTTCCTGAATGACCCTGAGACCTGGGAATTTCTACAGCAGATCCATGAGCTTGCAGCTCCGCTTGGGCTGACTCTGCTGCCTGAAATACATGCGGCATATGAGGAGAAAATATACAAAACCCTTGCAGATAAGGGCTATGCCACATATGATTTCTTTTTACCGGGACTGGTAATTGATGCGATTGAGAACAGGAGAGCAGATTACCTTGCAAAATGGGCGCGTGAGGTTGTGGAAGATAAAATCTCAACAGTCAATATGCTTGGCTGCCATGACGGCATACCTCTTCTGGATTTAAAGGGTCTGCTTCCGGAGGACGATATTCGCTCGCTTATAGATTTGATTGTATCTCGTGGCGGCATGGTCAAAAATCTTCATGGACAGAAGAATATATATTATCAGGTCAATGCCACATATTACAGTGCGCTTGGTGAGTCTGACAGCAAAATGCTTCTGGCCCGTGCTATTCAGATGTTCATGCCGGGCAAGCCGCAGGTATGGTATCTGGATCTCTTTGCAGGCAAAAATGACCATGAGGCAGTAAGACGCGCAGGAGAATCAGGACACAAGGAAATCAACAGGACAAACCTCAGTGCCTCCGATATTGAGGAGGCGCTAAAAAAGGATGTTGTTGCAAAGCAGCTTGAGCTGCTTCGCATGAGAAACACCCATAAGGCGTTTGAGAAGGGAGCTGTCATCACAGTAGCAGGAGAAGGGCCAAAGCTTTCAATCCGCTATGATAACGGTGAAGCATATGCGCTTCTAACGGTGGATTTTGAAGCCGGAGCGTATGAGATAGAGCTGAGCTGA